The Victivallis sp. Marseille-Q1083 genome has a window encoding:
- a CDS encoding S-layer family protein, whose protein sequence is MGNPRRDALTTAQLQHDQIGRSRQLHDSSEEYSVGAISMIREDASLTVDTVLDVLDPYDGVISLREALAYAAAGITETDGTFTVTFANSLGSNIVITLDPALKALTVDSALFTKDAPLTIDGEGRVTLDGGHTDSSGGSQLLNIAAGNFVFLNNMTFRNGYAGGDGGAITNTGTLNIKNVNFNHNTAVGNGGAIYSEARSSLTINTATFRENSGGSGGAIYNAGTLTVANSTFFGNEAVVNGGAIYSGNASLLVVGTTIYDNTANKGGGVYSPGIVIAVNSIFVGNRDSVKGDFYVGQADLYYSFYGGLSGKTGTATGSRGNIKASDVFGDSPTPAGKVINGVTQNYFELKDEAVIGMAGTKVQVDGNGFLQYYDMTDPGNRRWYTIGAVALTTVQLQGDQIGRYRLTADSFFKYSPGAVQQQLSLTVTTDLDVVNPNDGLISLREALAHAAMGFTAADGSYTITFADSLGSEITITLDGTLGALSIDSPQFKTAPLTIEGGGRVALDGGGATHILEIAADNRVSLNGMTFQNGRSGGDGGAIYNAGTLSVTGAAFTGNMADGGGGGAVYNTGSLVIANASFTGNLAGVGGAIYSNGLLTVVNSTFYGNGANDDGGAIYFNGDTKFELTVAGSTLTGNIANGGGGGIFVRSGAITLVNDIIVDNLSPADGKDIHSNGDITAIGLVYGTAVGSFVTEWHSYSNVQASQIFTTKTPSIRVVDGITQSYFEVKNTPDVKVTSAGTKLQVDENSGNLQYYDIENSSWVNLGAVTLTTELVQHDQIGRARMMYDSSSEYGIGAISMHRETPSLTVNTDLDLVDPYDGRISLREALAYAAAGTRAFDGSYTVDFANLFSGTIIMLDPALGALTVKAGSFAADDPLIINGNGEVTIVGSGLTQLFVIGRDNEVRMNVFTLSEGFAEDGGAIYNAGSLTMNRVTFNSNSADNGGAIYNAGTLTITNSTFSNNAAGIAGGAVYNAGTLTVENADFNANTTQQNGGGIFNAAECSLTVNGATFRHNIAENFGGAIYNAGTLTVANATLFENSADRDGGAIYNTGTLTVVGATFFKNEAGGNGGAVYSIGKLRLANSILAGNTGGEDLYADGVAEGYYSFIGSMQGAFTRNVANHFNVTPEEIFGDRPAVSTTKINGVTQSYFELKDSAPAVTAGTKLRVVGGNLQYYDMTAIYRWADIGAVALSTAQLQYDQIGRARLTRDLLAAYSIGAISMLKENPSLIVTTDQDVVNPYDDVISLREALAFAAAGIRAADHTYTITFADSLAGSAIEIDGKLASLTVAAGAFTILNPLTIDGGGRITIDGGRSSTRVCPLEIGADNYVFLNGLIFEDGGNAKGLGGAIINAGNLTVTNTTFTGNGISGQRGGGAIYNTGNLVIDNAAFIGNQSSEGGGGAIYNTGSLVVNNATFSRNLADTNRGNSGGGAIWNSNGQVVVANTTFTGNRTNGKGGAIYAENGTLVVLNSTITQNNGKKDGSGIYCDSAELAIANSIILGNTGSTNIKVDGNNGFSAVYLVTSETPQKTPDYSDHNFFDCQDDPFTDGNPRKRTVNGVEQLYFEVKDVSVVETTTDGTKLRSYYGKNGCDIEYYSKDSSNWQTLINYLKSVPTDEQFSYDQIGRDRLMYDRSQTYSIGAVNMLREQPSLTVTTDLDLVDPCDGRISLREAALYYAHSGDTVTFAGKIAAVLDHDLELKFDLNLNFGDTGASVSSGRDGIALKSEFALIVQGAAAFNHLLLSGKGDLSFTGSTDGSATVDRTGGGVIYSSADSQVVYGGTYFDLLLTGTGADGAEVKEFGGDIAVANSFDASGTANGQYLQINGNHYQLTLPKIGIVIRYTDIHDLTAAESLVLDDTNTIAGTTNIAVYLNTLFDSGKSITYGQTLSDAGSFQLSAYARGILLGGDWSFLNGTTRPQVKDSDVTSYEIILGGYYSKATLTITPKQITVSGIAADNRVYDGTTDATLDYTNAVLTGKLAGDTLSVSTTGTFADKNVGVNKVVTLGTLTLGGTDARNYVLAGAGQQTTTIATITARAITVSGIAADDRTYDGTTAATLDYTNAVLTGKLAGDTLSASTTGIFADKNVGVDKVVTLGTLTLNGTDARNYVLAGTGQQTTTTATITARAITVSGIAADDRVYDGTTAATLDYTNAMLTGKVAGDTLSVSTTGTFADKNVGADKVVTLGTLTLNGTDARNYVLAGAGQQTTTTATITARAITVSGIAADDRVYDGTTDATLDYTNAVLTGKVAGDTLSVSTTGSFADKNVGVDKVVTLGTLTLSGTDANNYVFAGTGQQTTTTATITACAITVSGIAADDRVYDGTTAATLDYTNAMLSGKLAGDTLSVSTTGTFADKNVGVDKVVTLGTLTLNGTDARNYVLAVTGQQTTTTATITARAITVSGIAADDRVYDGTTAATLDYTNAVLAGKVIGDTLSVSATGVFADKNAGVGKTVNLGALTLSGADVGNYILAGTGQQTSTTATITPRDITVTADEQKKIGGTADPELTYQLTEGSLVDGDGFPAN, encoded by the coding sequence CGGCGCGATGCGCTGACCACGGCGCAGCTCCAGCACGACCAGATCGGCAGATCGCGGCAGCTCCATGATTCGTCCGAAGAGTACAGCGTCGGCGCGATTTCCATGATCCGGGAAGACGCGTCGCTCACCGTCGATACCGTCCTGGATGTGTTGGACCCCTACGACGGCGTAATCAGCCTCCGCGAAGCGCTGGCTTATGCCGCGGCGGGAATCACGGAGACGGACGGCACTTTCACGGTCACTTTCGCAAATTCGCTCGGTTCGAACATCGTCATCACGCTCGACCCCGCGCTCAAAGCCCTGACCGTCGATTCGGCGTTGTTTACGAAAGATGCCCCGCTGACCATTGACGGTGAAGGGCGGGTCACCCTTGATGGCGGTCATACGGACAGTTCCGGCGGTAGCCAGCTCCTGAATATCGCCGCCGGCAATTTTGTTTTCCTCAACAATATGACCTTTCGGAACGGTTATGCCGGCGGTGACGGCGGCGCCATCACCAATACCGGGACGCTGAATATTAAAAATGTCAACTTCAACCATAACACGGCAGTTGGCAACGGCGGCGCGATTTACAGTGAGGCGAGAAGCAGTCTGACCATAAATACCGCCACTTTCCGCGAGAACAGTGGGGGCTCCGGCGGCGCGATTTACAATGCCGGGACGCTGACTGTGGCGAATTCGACATTTTTCGGGAATGAGGCTGTTGTCAATGGTGGGGCGATTTACAGCGGCAATGCCTCGCTGCTGGTGGTGGGAACCACCATTTACGATAATACCGCCAACAAGGGCGGAGGGGTTTACAGCCCCGGCATCGTAATAGCGGTGAATTCCATTTTCGTCGGCAACCGCGACAGCGTTAAGGGCGATTTCTATGTGGGTCAGGCTGACCTTTACTATTCCTTTTATGGCGGGCTGTCAGGGAAAACCGGTACGGCCACCGGTTCCCGGGGAAATATCAAAGCGTCGGATGTTTTCGGCGACTCTCCAACTCCGGCCGGGAAAGTAATCAACGGCGTAACGCAGAACTATTTCGAGTTGAAGGATGAGGCGGTGATCGGCATGGCGGGTACGAAAGTACAGGTGGACGGCAACGGTTTTCTGCAGTATTACGACATGACGGATCCGGGCAACCGCCGGTGGTACACCATCGGCGCGGTCGCGCTGACCACGGTGCAGCTTCAGGGCGACCAGATTGGGCGGTACCGTTTGACGGCGGATTCGTTTTTCAAGTACAGCCCCGGCGCGGTCCAGCAGCAGCTGTCGCTCACCGTCACCACCGATCTGGATGTGGTGAACCCCAATGACGGCCTGATCAGCTTGCGCGAAGCGCTGGCCCATGCCGCGATGGGATTCACGGCGGCGGACGGCAGTTACACGATCACTTTCGCGGATTCGCTCGGCTCGGAGATCACCATTACGCTCGACGGCACGCTCGGAGCATTGAGCATCGATTCGCCGCAGTTTAAGACGGCTCCCTTGACCATTGAGGGCGGCGGGCGGGTCGCTCTCGACGGTGGCGGAGCTACCCATATTCTGGAAATCGCCGCCGACAATCGCGTTTCCCTCAACGGCATGACCTTTCAAAACGGTCGTAGCGGCGGCGATGGCGGCGCGATTTATAACGCCGGTACTCTGAGCGTGACCGGCGCCGCGTTCACCGGGAATATGGCGGACGGCGGTGGCGGCGGGGCGGTTTACAACACCGGGTCGCTGGTGATCGCGAACGCCTCCTTTACCGGAAATTTGGCCGGCGTCGGCGGGGCGATTTACAGCAACGGGCTGCTGACGGTGGTGAATTCCACCTTTTACGGAAATGGGGCGAACGACGACGGCGGCGCGATCTACTTCAACGGCGACACGAAGTTCGAGCTGACGGTGGCCGGTTCCACCCTGACCGGGAACATCGCTAATGGCGGCGGCGGCGGAATCTTCGTCCGGAGCGGGGCGATAACCCTGGTCAATGACATCATTGTCGACAATCTTTCCCCGGCTGACGGGAAAGATATCCATAGCAATGGCGACATCACCGCCATCGGTTTAGTTTACGGCACCGCGGTCGGTTCCTTCGTGACCGAATGGCACTCTTATTCCAATGTTCAGGCCAGCCAGATTTTCACCACCAAAACACCTTCGATCCGGGTGGTCGACGGGATCACCCAGAGCTATTTCGAGGTCAAGAATACGCCGGATGTCAAGGTCACCAGCGCGGGAACGAAATTGCAGGTGGACGAAAACAGCGGCAATTTGCAGTATTACGATATCGAAAATTCGAGCTGGGTGAACCTCGGCGCGGTCACGCTGACCACGGAGCTGGTGCAGCACGACCAGATCGGCCGGGCGCGGATGATGTACGATTCCTCCTCGGAGTATGGCATCGGCGCGATCTCCATGCACCGGGAAACGCCGTCGCTCACGGTCAACACCGATCTGGACCTCGTGGACCCCTACGACGGCCGGATCAGCCTGCGCGAAGCGCTGGCCTACGCCGCGGCGGGGACCCGGGCGTTCGACGGCAGTTATACGGTTGACTTCGCGAATTTGTTCAGCGGAACCATCATTATGCTCGATCCCGCGCTCGGAGCATTGACGGTGAAAGCCGGGAGCTTTGCGGCGGATGACCCGCTGATCATCAACGGCAACGGCGAAGTCACCATCGTTGGCAGCGGGTTGACGCAGCTCTTCGTCATCGGGCGGGACAATGAGGTCCGGATGAACGTCTTTACTTTGTCGGAGGGGTTCGCCGAGGACGGCGGCGCGATCTACAACGCGGGCAGCCTGACGATGAACCGTGTGACGTTCAACTCCAATTCCGCTGATAACGGTGGCGCGATTTACAATGCCGGGACGCTGACGATCACCAATTCCACCTTCAGCAATAACGCGGCCGGCATCGCCGGCGGCGCGGTTTACAATGCCGGGACGCTGACGGTGGAAAACGCCGATTTCAACGCCAATACGACCCAACAGAACGGCGGGGGGATTTTCAACGCGGCGGAATGCTCGCTGACGGTAAACGGCGCCACCTTCCGACATAATATCGCTGAAAATTTCGGCGGCGCGATCTACAACGCCGGAACTCTGACGGTGGCGAATGCGACATTGTTCGAGAATTCAGCCGACCGCGACGGAGGCGCGATTTACAATACCGGAACGTTGACCGTTGTCGGAGCGACCTTTTTCAAAAATGAGGCCGGCGGCAACGGCGGCGCAGTTTACAGCATCGGGAAGCTGCGGCTGGCGAATTCGATCCTGGCCGGCAACACCGGCGGCGAGGATTTATACGCGGACGGCGTGGCCGAAGGCTACTACTCCTTCATCGGGAGCATGCAGGGAGCCTTCACTAGGAATGTGGCAAATCACTTCAACGTGACGCCGGAGGAAATTTTCGGCGACCGGCCGGCGGTTTCCACCACTAAAATCAACGGGGTAACGCAGAGCTATTTCGAGCTGAAAGACAGTGCGCCGGCCGTTACGGCGGGCACGAAACTGCGGGTGGTCGGCGGAAATCTACAGTATTATGACATGACCGCGATTTACCGCTGGGCGGACATCGGCGCGGTCGCGCTGTCCACGGCTCAACTCCAGTATGATCAGATCGGTCGGGCGCGGCTGACGCGGGATTTGCTCGCGGCGTACAGCATCGGGGCGATTTCCATGCTCAAGGAAAATCCGTCGCTCATCGTCACCACCGATCAGGATGTGGTGAATCCTTACGATGACGTGATCAGCCTGCGCGAAGCGCTGGCCTTTGCCGCGGCGGGAATCCGCGCGGCGGATCATACCTACACGATCACCTTCGCGGATTCGCTGGCGGGCAGCGCCATTGAGATCGACGGCAAGCTCGCAAGCCTGACCGTCGCAGCGGGGGCGTTCACGATTTTGAACCCGCTGACCATCGACGGCGGGGGCAGAATCACCATTGACGGCGGCCGATCCAGTACGCGCGTTTGCCCCCTGGAAATCGGCGCCGACAATTATGTATTCCTCAACGGCCTGATTTTTGAGGACGGGGGGAATGCGAAAGGGCTCGGCGGCGCGATTATCAACGCGGGGAATCTGACCGTGACCAACACCACGTTTACCGGGAATGGGATCAGCGGCCAACGTGGCGGTGGAGCGATTTACAATACCGGAAATCTGGTGATCGACAATGCCGCCTTCATCGGCAATCAATCTTCCGAAGGCGGCGGTGGGGCGATTTACAACACGGGCAGCCTGGTGGTCAACAACGCAACGTTTTCCAGGAATCTGGCCGATACCAACCGTGGCAACTCCGGCGGCGGCGCTATCTGGAACAGCAATGGCCAGGTGGTGGTGGCGAACACCACGTTTACCGGAAACCGGACCAACGGAAAGGGCGGGGCGATTTATGCTGAAAACGGCACCCTGGTCGTCCTGAACTCCACCATTACCCAGAATAACGGCAAGAAGGACGGCAGCGGGATTTACTGCGACTCCGCCGAACTGGCGATCGCCAATTCGATCATTCTCGGCAATACCGGTTCCACGAACATAAAGGTCGACGGAAATAACGGCTTCTCCGCCGTTTATCTGGTTACCAGTGAAACTCCCCAGAAAACGCCCGATTACAGTGATCACAATTTCTTCGATTGCCAGGATGATCCGTTCACGGATGGGAATCCTCGGAAGAGGACGGTCAACGGCGTGGAGCAGCTTTATTTCGAGGTGAAAGACGTTTCGGTTGTGGAGACTACCACGGATGGTACGAAGCTGCGGTCGTACTACGGCAAGAACGGTTGCGACATCGAGTATTACAGCAAGGATTCGAGTAACTGGCAGACCTTGATCAACTATTTGAAGTCGGTGCCGACTGATGAACAGTTCTCGTATGACCAGATCGGCCGGGACCGCCTGATGTATGACCGGAGTCAGACCTACAGCATCGGGGCCGTCAACATGCTCCGGGAACAGCCGTCGCTCACCGTCACCACCGACCTGGATTTGGTGGATCCCTGCGACGGCCGGATCAGCCTCCGCGAGGCCGCGCTTTATTACGCGCACTCCGGCGACACCGTCACCTTCGCCGGCAAAATCGCCGCCGTTCTGGATCATGATCTCGAGCTCAAGTTCGATCTGAACCTCAATTTCGGCGATACCGGAGCCTCGGTCTCCAGCGGTAGGGACGGGATTGCCCTGAAATCCGAATTCGCGCTTATCGTGCAGGGAGCCGCCGCGTTTAACCATCTCCTTTTGAGCGGCAAAGGCGACCTCTCCTTCACCGGTTCTACCGACGGTTCGGCAACGGTCGATCGGACCGGCGGCGGCGTGATCTACAGTTCTGCGGATTCGCAGGTCGTCTATGGCGGAACGTATTTCGATTTGTTGCTCACCGGCACTGGCGCCGATGGCGCCGAGGTGAAAGAGTTCGGCGGCGATATCGCGGTTGCGAACAGTTTTGACGCAAGCGGGACGGCCAACGGCCAATACCTGCAAATCAACGGCAACCATTACCAATTGACGCTCCCGAAAATCGGAATCGTGATCCGCTACACCGATATTCACGACCTGACGGCGGCGGAAAGCCTGGTGCTCGACGACACCAATACCATTGCCGGAACAACGAATATCGCGGTTTATCTGAACACGCTTTTCGACTCCGGGAAGAGTATAACCTACGGCCAGACGCTGAGCGATGCCGGTTCCTTTCAGCTTTCCGCTTATGCGCGCGGTATTTTACTTGGCGGCGACTGGAGTTTCCTCAATGGGACTACTCGGCCGCAGGTGAAGGATTCCGATGTGACCTCTTATGAAATCATATTGGGAGGATACTACTCGAAAGCGACTTTGACGATCACGCCGAAGCAGATCACGGTCAGCGGCATCGCGGCCGACAATCGCGTCTACGACGGCACCACCGATGCGACGCTCGATTACACCAACGCGGTGCTGACCGGCAAGCTGGCCGGCGATACCCTGAGCGTCAGCACAACCGGCACTTTCGCCGATAAGAATGTTGGAGTTAATAAGGTTGTTACCTTAGGTACGCTCACCCTTGGCGGCACTGATGCCAGGAACTATGTGCTCGCCGGCGCTGGCCAGCAGACCACGACGATCGCGACGATTACGGCGCGTGCAATTACGGTCAGCGGCATCGCGGCAGACGACCGTACTTACGACGGCACCACCGCCGCCACACTCGATTACACCAACGCGGTGCTGACCGGTAAGCTGGCCGGCGATACCCTGAGCGCCAGCACGACCGGCATTTTCGCCGATAAGAATGTTGGGGTCGACAAGGTAGTCACCTTAGGTACGCTCACTCTGAATGGCACCGATGCCAGGAACTACGTTCTCGCCGGCACTGGTCAGCAGACCACGACGACCGCGACGATTACGGCGCGTGCGATTACGGTCAGCGGCATCGCAGCAGACGACCGCGTCTACGACGGAACCACCGCTGCCACACTCGACTACACGAATGCGATGCTGACCGGCAAAGTCGCCGGCGATACCCTGAGCGTCAGCACCACCGGCACTTTCGCCGACAAAAACGTTGGAGCCGACAAGGTTGTCACGTTGGGCACTCTCACTCTGAATGGCACCGATGCCAGGAACTATGTGCTGGCCGGCGCTGGCCAACAGACGACGACAACCGCGACGATTACGGCGCGTGCAATTACGGTCAGCGGCATCGCGGCCGACGACCGCGTCTACGACGGCACCACTGATGCGACGCTCGATTACACCAATGCGGTGCTGACCGGCAAAGTTGCCGGCGATACCCTGAGCGTCAGCACCACCGGTAGTTTCGCCGATAAGAATGTTGGAGTCGACAAGGTAGTCACGCTGGGCACGCTCACCCTTAGCGGCACCGATGCCAATAACTACGTGTTTGCCGGTACCGGTCAACAGACCACGACGACCGCAACAATCACAGCGTGTGCGATTACGGTCAGCGGCATCGCGGCAGACGACCGCGTCTACGACGGCACCACCGCCGCAACACTCGATTACACCAACGCGATGTTGTCCGGCAAGTTGGCCGGCGATACCTTGAGCGTCAGCACAACCGGCACTTTCGCCGATAAGAATGTTGGGGTCGACAAGGTTGTCACGTTGGGCACTCTCACTCTGAATGGCACCGATGCCAGGAACTACGTTCTCGCCGTCACCGGTCAGCAGACCACGACCACCGCAACGATTACGGCGCGTGCGATTACGGTCAGCGGCATCGCGGCAGACGACCGCGTCTACGATGGCACGACCGCCGCGACGCTCGATTACACCAATGCGGTGTTGGCCGGTAAGGTCATCGGCGATACCCTGAGCGTCAGCGCCACCGGCGTTTTCGCCGATAAAAACGCCGGAGTTGGAAAAACCGTCAATTTAGGTGCTTTGACCCTTAGCGGCGCCGACGTGGGCAACTACATTCTTGCCGGTACCGGTCAGCAGACCTCAACGACCGCAACGATCACGCCGCGGGACATTACGGTGACGGCGGATGAGCAAAAAAAAATTGGGGGAACCGCCGATCCGGAATTGACTTACCAGCTCACCGAAGGCAGTCTGGTCGATGGCGACGGTTTTCCGGCGAACTGA
- a CDS encoding efflux RND transporter periplasmic adaptor subunit, with protein MKKLGVIGGLFAVLLLGAAEHPVVKAVLFPFREAVIAARVDSALEPYRFKLGEPFKAGDTLVTLDTSRYAIEEKRAHDQFDFAKANYEDKKLLRAKNFTSDFELKKSEYDFRQAENALADAQLNVSFCTVKAPFAGKIVEFLTREYETIRPGQPLFRIIDDNQLLAVMNVPMDDKALCTVGNSVTIAITGENLTASGRIYEVTPQADHRTGTVRIRVLIDNAAGQFKAGMTGELIYGQ; from the coding sequence ATGAAGAAACTCGGCGTTATAGGCGGATTGTTCGCTGTGCTGTTGCTCGGAGCAGCAGAGCATCCGGTGGTGAAAGCGGTGCTGTTCCCGTTCCGCGAGGCGGTGATCGCCGCGCGGGTCGATTCGGCGTTGGAGCCGTACCGGTTCAAGCTCGGCGAACCGTTCAAGGCGGGCGACACGCTGGTGACGCTCGACACTTCACGATATGCGATCGAGGAAAAACGAGCGCATGATCAGTTCGATTTCGCCAAAGCGAACTACGAGGACAAGAAACTGCTGCGGGCGAAAAACTTCACCAGCGATTTCGAACTGAAAAAGTCCGAGTACGATTTTCGTCAGGCGGAGAACGCGCTCGCCGATGCGCAGTTGAACGTTTCGTTTTGCACGGTAAAAGCGCCGTTTGCCGGCAAAATCGTCGAGTTTCTGACCCGCGAATACGAGACCATCCGCCCGGGGCAGCCGCTGTTCCGGATCATCGACGACAACCAGTTGCTGGCGGTGATGAATGTGCCGATGGACGACAAGGCGCTCTGTACGGTCGGGAATTCCGTCACCATCGCCATAACAGGGGAAAACCTGACCGCGTCCGGACGGATTTATGAGGTAACGCCGCAGGCTGATCATCGCACCGGGACGGTGCGCATCCGGGTGTTGATCGACAATGCCGCCGGTCAGTTCAAGGCCGGCATGACCGGAGAGTTGATTTATGGCCAATGA
- a CDS encoding efflux RND transporter periplasmic adaptor subunit — translation MANEEFAARLKAFALMLKYGHDLFGAKNFSDAAAMAVSNSRSLLNFRTATLLELSGGKSRVIAQYGQVEVNPHSRLAVLQNKLAETLKFGNEPLTVSRDNGLSTELAEHDAVYLCLKLTPPPNAAEIDFVFIWLLEYEKEVPGFAANTAKLLGSSISEALYYQRLCKSRLTGVRRQVKKRWMWAAALMILAGAMFIRVPENATAEFTLKAPEITSSYAWFDGPIARCLVQDGDTVTKGELIAEYDTAQLSYRLSSARSALREIETELALEQQNAFTDQDRLGKVKLLEARRDTVKVSVEEAEWYLEHSQLPAPADGILALTDGRAELLAGKAVRTGDKLFEVFGGSGMVAEIPVNERDASILRRQFDATLFLHTAPETAIPVEILEVSHYPELTEQKTYCYRVRAKLPDGLTGLRYGMRGIAKLSGGKVSLGYRLFKSVVLYFRGL, via the coding sequence ATGGCCAATGAGGAGTTTGCCGCCCGGCTGAAGGCCTTCGCGTTGATGCTGAAATATGGTCATGACCTGTTCGGCGCGAAAAATTTCAGCGACGCGGCGGCGATGGCGGTCAGCAACAGCCGTTCGCTGTTGAATTTTCGTACCGCGACACTGCTGGAACTCTCCGGCGGTAAATCGCGGGTGATCGCGCAGTACGGCCAAGTGGAAGTCAATCCGCACTCCCGGCTGGCGGTTTTGCAGAACAAATTGGCGGAAACGTTGAAATTCGGGAACGAACCGCTGACCGTGAGCAGGGATAACGGCCTTTCCACTGAGCTGGCCGAACATGACGCGGTTTATTTATGCCTCAAACTAACGCCGCCGCCGAATGCGGCCGAAATTGATTTCGTTTTCATCTGGCTGCTGGAATATGAAAAAGAGGTTCCGGGTTTTGCCGCTAACACGGCGAAATTGCTGGGCAGCTCCATTTCCGAGGCGCTCTACTATCAGCGCCTTTGCAAAAGCCGTCTGACCGGGGTGAGACGGCAGGTAAAAAAACGATGGATGTGGGCGGCGGCGCTGATGATTCTCGCCGGGGCGATGTTCATCCGGGTGCCGGAAAACGCCACCGCGGAATTTACGCTGAAAGCGCCGGAAATCACCAGCTCTTATGCCTGGTTCGACGGCCCGATCGCCAGATGCCTGGTTCAGGACGGCGATACGGTGACCAAAGGCGAGCTCATCGCCGAATACGACACCGCGCAGTTGAGCTACCGCCTCTCCAGCGCCCGCAGCGCGCTGCGGGAGATCGAAACTGAGCTTGCCCTGGAACAGCAGAACGCGTTTACCGATCAGGACCGCCTCGGCAAAGTAAAGCTCCTCGAGGCCCGGCGCGACACGGTGAAAGTATCGGTTGAAGAGGCCGAATGGTATCTGGAGCATTCGCAACTTCCGGCGCCGGCGGACGGTATTCTGGCTTTGACCGACGGGCGTGCCGAATTGCTGGCCGGCAAAGCGGTCCGTACCGGCGACAAGCTCTTTGAGGTATTCGGTGGCTCCGGCATGGTTGCCGAGATTCCGGTCAACGAACGCGACGCCTCGATTTTGCGCCGGCAATTTGACGCGACTTTGTTTTTACATACGGCACCTGAGACGGCGATTCCGGTGGAAATTCTGGAGGTTTCGCACTATCCGGAGCTGACCGAACAGAAGACCTACTGCTATCGGGTCCGGGCGAAACTGCCGGACGGCCTGACCGGCCTGCGCTATGGTATGCGCGGCATCGCCAAGCTCTCCGGCGGCAAGGTTTCGCTCGGTTACCGGTTGTTCAAGAGTGTCGTTCTTTACTTCCGGGGATTGTGA